In a genomic window of Fibrobacter sp. UWH4:
- a CDS encoding fibrobacter succinogenes major paralogous domain-containing protein yields MKFALPILAFFVVQAVALPQTGVFVDNRDGHKYRTVVIGSKTWMAENLDYKTDESECYDGKAENCKKYGRLYTFEAARKACPAGWHLPENDEWIRFKNFVENSDGKEAAWVSLKSRDKWDGSDRYGFDVIPAGRATDEFVGLGESAHFWSSTDEDGDAYGWHLMPPGDFARDIDPATNMYSVRCLRN; encoded by the coding sequence ATGAAATTTGCTTTGCCCATTCTGGCCTTTTTTGTTGTTCAAGCCGTAGCTCTTCCGCAGACGGGAGTGTTTGTCGATAATCGTGATGGTCACAAGTATCGTACGGTAGTCATTGGCTCCAAGACCTGGATGGCTGAAAATCTAGATTACAAGACGGACGAATCGGAGTGTTACGACGGCAAAGCTGAGAACTGCAAAAAATACGGCCGTTTATATACTTTTGAGGCTGCGCGCAAGGCTTGTCCGGCTGGTTGGCATTTGCCCGAAAACGATGAATGGATCCGCTTCAAAAACTTTGTTGAAAATAGCGACGGCAAGGAGGCTGCATGGGTAAGCCTGAAATCGCGCGACAAGTGGGACGGTTCTGACCGTTACGGCTTTGATGTCATTCCTGCGGGGCGTGCAACAGATGAATTTGTCGGCCTAGGGGAGTCGGCGCATTTTTGGAGTTCAACAGATGAAGATGGCGATGCCTACGGTTGGCACCTGATGCCTCCAGGTGATTTCGCTCGTGACATAGATCCCGCAACAAATATGTATTCCGTGCGCTGCCTGAGAAATTGA
- a CDS encoding TIGR02171 family protein — translation MKLGSFVLFIAGLCLVACSNSEKIVSDELGVPAEIPQDSIVNNSLSQDSLLRDSLLKDSLFKDSLYKDSLIRLDSIRRADSLAQMELLRKSGLSLIASNGLSIELGTNSAEARVNERPAMKVSFTYDFYVSRHETTCAEFNGLMKSVTGLALDCENDSLPVTNVTYYDAVLFANERSKREGLDTAYTYVSKKMDSEGHCVNLEGYAYHPEIESFHLPTEAEWMVVAQKNWFSEKSWTAENSDFKLHPVCSKAEDSEICDMMGNAMEWVNDWFGLFRDTTLQNYAGAPDGGKVAQRIVKGGSFRSKASSTTLYARGDIYSVTSSTRGDYLGFRLVRGSVPDASWMGSDGRAISSRITLLANASSVYSYSKTYKAKLAFRNDVSGNIAFVDYSNGALSVVEILDTIDAYHPEISPDGNHVAFCTKYEGVEGKSELYVRDLDENGSNLVKLDVESAAIPRWRVLENGDTVIVYVTDAGNNKSETVFRATSTWQVPFSNGRFGVPQKLFDGAYHGGISFDDHLAVSGARLLRARVSDHDTVWYNGEQACNVSLSQDGSNRTMFLDFGSSTGRDFVGKRYATHQRLFIADSTGRLVHSVQAPAGFSFDHAEWVGRLDLAVASLVNSNGSHRKVVLVDLVNDEVVELAEGEELWHPSLWIYESGFETKNFELDLDSAGIYFDNPSDPLLSYKMNIFWIEADSIEVVALGSSRMSAGFNSNSITYGKSFNMATIPSDMDIFMYLAEFYIHKHCPRLKALVVGIDFDLWYDLESATVMKNILSYPGYFYDYNHQFWVDGGVDQIKMISAKIVDESTVYQDMHRNMGWVYVAESPFEENPEFSGFMFGRDSTWSDDSTTYRRAMNNLDFIIRSAAIKGVNVVGVIFPQSPEYKNSGAFGRHGMRRSHAMKLLEEVQELAQKYGNFYLLDENKMGDHDYAMSMAYDYDHLNYRGAEKITARIDSVLNSIK, via the coding sequence ATGAAACTTGGTTCGTTTGTTTTATTTATTGCGGGGCTATGCCTGGTGGCGTGCTCCAATTCAGAAAAAATCGTTTCTGACGAACTAGGCGTTCCGGCGGAAATTCCACAGGATTCCATCGTGAACAATAGTTTGTCCCAGGACAGCTTGTTAAGAGATAGCCTCCTTAAAGACAGCCTTTTCAAAGATAGTTTGTATAAAGACAGTCTAATTCGTTTAGATAGTATTCGCCGAGCAGACAGTCTCGCCCAAATGGAATTGTTGCGAAAAAGCGGGTTGTCCTTGATTGCGTCAAACGGTTTGTCTATTGAATTGGGAACAAATTCAGCCGAAGCGCGAGTAAACGAACGACCCGCTATGAAGGTTTCGTTTACCTATGACTTTTATGTGTCTAGGCACGAGACCACCTGTGCTGAATTTAACGGCTTGATGAAATCAGTGACTGGACTTGCGCTGGATTGCGAAAACGACTCGTTGCCGGTGACAAATGTGACCTATTACGACGCAGTCCTTTTTGCGAACGAACGCAGTAAAAGAGAAGGCCTTGATACGGCTTATACCTATGTTTCCAAAAAGATGGATTCGGAAGGCCATTGCGTTAACTTAGAGGGGTATGCCTATCATCCGGAAATAGAATCTTTCCATTTGCCGACCGAGGCGGAATGGATGGTTGTCGCCCAAAAGAATTGGTTCTCCGAAAAATCATGGACCGCTGAAAATTCCGATTTCAAGCTGCATCCGGTTTGTTCGAAGGCCGAGGACAGTGAAATTTGCGATATGATGGGAAATGCGATGGAATGGGTCAACGACTGGTTTGGCCTGTTCCGCGATACAACCCTCCAAAATTATGCGGGTGCTCCTGATGGCGGAAAAGTTGCGCAAAGAATTGTCAAGGGCGGAAGTTTCCGTAGCAAAGCTTCTTCCACTACGTTGTATGCACGGGGGGATATATATTCGGTAACCTCTTCGACAAGAGGAGACTATCTCGGATTTCGTCTTGTGCGGGGGAGTGTTCCCGATGCATCTTGGATGGGGAGCGATGGCCGTGCGATATCTAGTCGTATTACGCTATTGGCAAATGCCTCGTCGGTGTATTCGTATTCAAAAACATATAAGGCCAAATTGGCTTTCCGCAATGATGTCTCTGGAAATATCGCCTTTGTGGATTACTCGAACGGGGCCTTGTCTGTTGTAGAAATCCTAGACACTATCGATGCCTATCATCCGGAGATTTCTCCAGATGGGAACCATGTTGCATTTTGTACAAAGTATGAGGGTGTTGAAGGTAAGTCGGAACTGTATGTGCGTGACTTAGACGAAAACGGTTCCAACCTTGTAAAGCTTGATGTCGAAAGTGCCGCAATTCCCCGATGGCGTGTACTTGAAAACGGAGATACCGTGATTGTGTATGTGACCGATGCAGGAAACAACAAGAGTGAAACGGTATTCCGAGCAACATCGACTTGGCAGGTTCCATTCTCGAACGGGCGATTCGGTGTTCCGCAGAAACTTTTTGATGGTGCTTACCATGGAGGAATCAGTTTCGATGACCATCTTGCTGTTTCGGGGGCGCGACTTTTGCGCGCTCGCGTTTCGGACCACGATACGGTATGGTACAATGGGGAGCAGGCCTGCAATGTATCGCTTTCGCAAGATGGATCGAACCGGACGATGTTCCTGGATTTTGGGAGTTCAACTGGGCGTGACTTTGTTGGGAAACGTTATGCGACGCACCAACGTTTGTTTATTGCCGATAGTACGGGGCGCTTGGTTCATTCTGTGCAAGCTCCTGCGGGTTTTTCGTTTGACCATGCGGAATGGGTGGGAAGGTTGGATCTTGCCGTGGCATCTTTAGTCAATTCGAACGGATCACACCGCAAAGTTGTGTTGGTTGATTTGGTCAACGACGAAGTTGTTGAACTGGCGGAAGGCGAGGAACTTTGGCATCCGAGCCTGTGGATTTATGAAAGTGGCTTTGAGACAAAGAATTTTGAACTTGATTTGGATAGTGCCGGAATATATTTTGACAATCCGTCGGATCCTCTGTTGTCTTATAAAATGAACATATTTTGGATCGAAGCGGACTCGATTGAGGTTGTAGCCCTGGGATCTTCTAGAATGAGTGCTGGTTTTAATTCGAATTCGATAACTTATGGCAAGTCGTTCAATATGGCAACGATTCCGTCGGATATGGATATTTTTATGTATCTGGCGGAATTTTATATCCATAAACATTGTCCTCGTCTAAAGGCCCTTGTGGTTGGAATTGATTTTGACTTGTGGTATGATTTGGAAAGCGCGACCGTGATGAAAAATATCCTTTCCTATCCTGGATACTTTTATGACTATAATCATCAGTTCTGGGTTGACGGAGGCGTGGACCAAATAAAAATGATTAGCGCCAAAATAGTCGATGAATCGACTGTTTATCAAGATATGCATCGTAACATGGGTTGGGTCTATGTGGCGGAGAGTCCCTTTGAAGAAAATCCTGAATTCTCCGGATTTATGTTTGGACGAGATTCAACCTGGAGTGACGATTCGACAACGTATCGGCGCGCCATGAACAATCTTGATTTTATCATTCGAAGCGCAGCGATTAAGGGCGTCAATGTAGTCGGAGTCATTTTTCCGCAAAGCCCTGAATATAAGAATTCAGGAGCATTTGGAAGACATGGCATGCGACGTTCCCATGCGATGAAGCTTCTTGAAGAAGTTCAGGAACTTGCCCAAAAATACGGTAACTTTTATTTGCTGGACGAAAATAAGATGGGGGACCATGATTACGCTATGAGCATGGCCTACGACTATGACCATCTGAATTATCGGGGGGCCGAAAAAATAACGGCTCGTATCGATTCGGTTCTGAATTCGATAAAATAA
- a CDS encoding GntR family transcriptional regulator, with product MKQRIIKALLDMNLAEGDRLPSVRSMIKSFGASSGTVQAALAELESAGKICKIQGKGCFWGTSPLRTKVAYVHETVSEKLAKAFERDFAQGYLKPSQPLPLSKELSARYNVSQGTLRKFLEEKVTLGILKKEGRQYVFYRKQQQKDDAPLSELIFVTRCNSWGGFSAESERELDFLRLIYKTAGKNHYKLTLFGINDATGKLIDRSGKPCKLSEHPNAVGAVLSTLLVQNFRPLLTFFAEAKFPVAVWWEHPIDAVPRSFLRKDNWIFFNSTFGKTPGKEIGRYLLGLGVTEVGYFSPYHNSSWSKDRLTGLEESGLVVHPYVDAEFASPWDYKEIARKKVEKLSVEIMARSLEKDKLKTLAERALEFQATNGNNMPWICVNDEVAGIFMEMAEENNMEIPQPNIGPTYIAFDNSMESYLLRIPSYDFNTDALVEQIFYYISNPSAFDGIKKIHHILGNVVEK from the coding sequence ATGAAACAGCGGATTATCAAGGCTTTGCTCGACATGAACCTCGCCGAGGGCGACAGGCTCCCGTCAGTGCGTTCCATGATCAAGAGTTTTGGAGCTTCGTCGGGCACGGTGCAGGCGGCGCTTGCCGAGCTGGAATCCGCCGGAAAAATTTGCAAGATTCAAGGAAAGGGCTGTTTCTGGGGCACGTCTCCCCTACGGACCAAAGTCGCCTACGTTCATGAGACTGTCTCCGAAAAACTCGCCAAGGCTTTCGAACGCGACTTTGCGCAAGGCTACCTGAAGCCTTCGCAGCCGCTTCCGCTTTCCAAGGAACTTTCGGCCCGCTATAACGTGTCACAAGGCACGCTCCGCAAATTCCTAGAAGAAAAGGTGACTCTGGGTATTTTGAAAAAAGAAGGTCGCCAGTATGTCTTTTACCGCAAACAGCAGCAAAAAGACGACGCTCCCCTCAGCGAGCTCATCTTTGTCACACGCTGCAACAGTTGGGGCGGATTCAGCGCCGAAAGTGAACGCGAACTGGACTTTTTGCGACTGATTTACAAGACTGCGGGTAAAAACCATTACAAGCTGACTCTGTTCGGCATCAACGATGCCACGGGCAAGCTCATTGACCGCAGCGGCAAGCCCTGCAAACTTTCGGAACATCCAAATGCCGTGGGAGCTGTGCTTTCGACACTTTTGGTGCAGAACTTCAGGCCGCTCCTGACATTTTTTGCCGAGGCCAAGTTCCCCGTAGCCGTATGGTGGGAACACCCCATCGACGCCGTACCCAGGAGCTTTTTGCGCAAGGACAACTGGATATTTTTCAACTCCACCTTCGGCAAGACCCCCGGCAAAGAAATTGGCCGCTATCTGCTGGGCCTCGGAGTCACCGAAGTCGGTTATTTTTCGCCGTACCACAATAGCTCCTGGTCCAAGGACCGCTTGACCGGCCTCGAAGAATCGGGACTCGTGGTGCACCCCTACGTAGACGCCGAATTCGCAAGCCCCTGGGATTACAAAGAAATCGCCCGCAAGAAAGTCGAAAAACTCTCTGTGGAAATCATGGCGCGCAGCCTCGAAAAGGACAAGCTCAAGACGCTTGCCGAACGTGCGCTAGAATTCCAGGCGACAAACGGCAACAACATGCCCTGGATTTGCGTGAACGACGAGGTCGCGGGAATCTTCATGGAAATGGCCGAAGAGAACAATATGGAAATCCCGCAGCCAAACATCGGGCCCACCTATATCGCCTTCGACAACTCCATGGAAAGCTACCTGCTGCGCATTCCCTCTTACGATTTCAACACTGACGCGCTCGTAGAACAAATCTTCTACTACATCAGCAACCCCTCGGCATTCGACGGCATCAAAAAAATCCACCACATCCTCGGGAACGTGGTGGAGAAATAA
- a CDS encoding family 16 glycosylhydrolase: MHLKTTLSVLAIAAVATMAQDKAYSGAELYTLDEFTYGKYEARMKMAAASGTVSSMFLYQNGSEIADGRPWVEVDIEVLGKNPSSFQSNIITGKAGAQKTSEKHHAVNPAADQAFHTYGLEWTPNYVRWTVDGVEVRKTEGGQVNDLKGTQGLRFNLWSSESAAWVGQFDESKLPLFQFINWVKAYKYTPGQGPNGSDFTLDWSDNFENFDGSRWGKGDWTFEGNRVDLTDKNIYSRNGMLILALTRKGQENFNGQVPQDAAGDAEFNGQGQNPQSSSSEQFNPPSSSSQENNPFVSSSSSADPTSILPTRVKLQNKEIRGTVNAKGARVNPNNKANYQVDFNF, from the coding sequence ATGCATCTTAAAACGACTCTTTCCGTACTCGCAATCGCGGCGGTAGCAACCATGGCTCAAGACAAAGCTTATTCCGGGGCAGAACTTTATACTCTGGATGAATTTACGTACGGCAAGTACGAAGCCCGCATGAAGATGGCTGCAGCCTCCGGTACTGTCAGCTCCATGTTCCTCTACCAGAATGGTTCCGAAATTGCAGATGGACGCCCTTGGGTCGAAGTCGATATCGAAGTTCTGGGTAAAAACCCAAGCAGTTTCCAATCTAACATCATTACCGGCAAGGCCGGTGCACAGAAAACAAGCGAAAAGCACCATGCGGTGAATCCGGCTGCCGACCAGGCTTTCCACACCTACGGCCTCGAATGGACTCCTAATTATGTCCGTTGGACTGTCGATGGAGTCGAAGTCCGCAAGACCGAAGGCGGCCAGGTAAACGACCTCAAGGGAACGCAGGGCTTGCGCTTTAACCTCTGGTCTTCCGAAAGTGCTGCTTGGGTCGGCCAGTTTGACGAATCCAAACTTCCGCTTTTCCAGTTCATCAACTGGGTCAAGGCTTACAAGTACACTCCGGGCCAAGGCCCGAACGGCAGCGACTTTACGCTTGACTGGTCTGACAACTTTGAGAATTTTGACGGCTCCCGTTGGGGCAAGGGCGATTGGACCTTCGAAGGCAACCGCGTAGATCTCACCGACAAGAACATCTATTCCAGGAACGGCATGCTGATTTTGGCCCTCACCCGCAAGGGTCAGGAAAACTTCAACGGCCAGGTTCCCCAGGATGCTGCAGGCGATGCAGAATTCAACGGCCAGGGCCAAAATCCCCAGTCTTCTAGCAGCGAGCAATTTAACCCGCCGAGTTCCAGCAGTCAGGAAAACAATCCGTTCGTGTCATCGAGTTCTTCTGCCGATCCGACCAGCATCCTCCCGACCCGCGTGAAGCTCCAGAACAAGGAAATCCGCGGTACGGTCAACGCCAAGGGCGCTCGCGTGAACCCGAATAACAAGGCAAACTACCAGGTCGACTTTAATTTCTAG
- the ruvB gene encoding Holliday junction branch migration DNA helicase RuvB: protein MDDQRIISPERRTGDESDVERTLRPPSLEEFTGQKNIKESLSIATEAAKHRGDSLDHCLFCGPPGLGKTTLAGIIAKEMGVNIHITSGPVLEKASDLAGLLTSLQENDILFIDEIHRLNRVVEEYLYPAMEDFRLDIMLDSGPAARSVNLPLKHFTLVGATTRSGLLTSPLRDRFGLHYRLELYDDDDIKSILMRSAKILNVGLEEDAARLLSGRCRGTPRIANRVLRRCRDVAQVRGTGVIDLMSASKTLEMLGIDGEGLDHMDRKILSMIIDKFGGGPVGLGTIGAALGEEPDTLEEVYEPYLIRKGLLARTPRGRTATRTAYEMLHKSIPKALAESGMQESLDL from the coding sequence ATGGACGACCAGCGCATTATTTCTCCGGAACGCCGGACAGGCGACGAAAGCGATGTTGAACGCACTCTCCGACCGCCTAGTCTCGAAGAGTTTACCGGACAGAAGAACATCAAAGAGAGCCTTTCGATTGCTACCGAGGCCGCCAAGCACCGTGGCGACTCGTTGGACCATTGCCTGTTCTGCGGTCCTCCGGGGCTCGGCAAGACAACCCTTGCCGGGATTATCGCGAAAGAAATGGGCGTGAACATCCATATCACGAGCGGCCCTGTTCTTGAAAAGGCGAGCGACCTTGCAGGACTTTTGACGAGTTTACAGGAAAACGACATCCTGTTTATCGACGAAATCCACCGTCTGAACCGCGTGGTCGAGGAATACCTCTACCCCGCCATGGAAGACTTCAGGCTCGACATCATGCTCGATTCAGGACCGGCGGCCAGGAGCGTGAACCTGCCGCTCAAGCATTTTACGCTGGTGGGCGCGACCACAAGAAGCGGACTCCTGACTAGCCCGCTACGAGACCGATTCGGGCTTCATTATCGACTGGAGCTTTACGACGACGATGACATCAAGAGCATCCTGATGCGCAGCGCGAAAATTCTGAATGTCGGACTCGAAGAAGACGCGGCAAGACTCTTGAGCGGGCGCTGCCGTGGAACGCCGCGTATCGCCAACCGCGTGCTCCGCCGCTGCAGGGACGTGGCCCAGGTTCGCGGTACAGGAGTCATCGACCTGATGTCGGCAAGCAAGACGCTTGAAATGCTTGGAATCGACGGTGAAGGCCTCGACCACATGGACCGCAAGATTTTATCGATGATCATCGACAAGTTCGGCGGTGGCCCCGTGGGGCTGGGCACCATCGGGGCAGCGCTCGGCGAGGAGCCGGACACCCTCGAAGAAGTTTATGAGCCGTACCTTATCCGCAAGGGGCTCCTCGCGCGAACGCCGCGTGGCCGTACCGCCACGCGCACCGCCTACGAGATGCTCCACAAGAGCATTCCAAAAGCACTCGCCGAATCCGGAATGCAGGAATCGCTGGATCTTTAA
- the ruvA gene encoding Holliday junction branch migration protein RuvA, translating to MIEQIRGILVEKTPTFVVVDVNGVGYGVNISAYTAGKLPEEGAEVTLYTNLVVREDSMTLFGFADKTEKDTFLMLLDVNGVGPKLAQRILSGSTPADLLNMIASDNKSALGKIKGLGKKTCEQMVLSLKEKAGAMLSALGGVEGSGIASMGALTGPKMEAVLALHTLGVKDPAAEKAVMKAAEILGDSADAAALIPEALKYL from the coding sequence ATGATTGAGCAGATTCGTGGAATTTTGGTTGAAAAGACCCCCACTTTCGTGGTCGTCGACGTCAACGGTGTAGGCTACGGAGTGAATATTTCCGCCTACACCGCGGGCAAACTCCCCGAAGAGGGGGCCGAAGTCACGCTGTACACAAACCTCGTCGTGCGCGAAGACTCCATGACACTCTTCGGTTTTGCCGACAAGACAGAAAAGGACACTTTCCTGATGCTTCTGGACGTGAACGGGGTCGGCCCCAAGCTCGCCCAGCGAATCCTTAGCGGAAGCACCCCGGCAGACCTTCTGAACATGATCGCCAGCGACAACAAGAGCGCCTTGGGGAAAATCAAGGGACTCGGCAAGAAAACTTGCGAACAGATGGTCCTTTCGCTCAAGGAAAAGGCGGGAGCCATGCTATCCGCCCTGGGCGGTGTGGAAGGCTCGGGAATCGCCAGTATGGGCGCACTCACGGGACCGAAGATGGAAGCGGTTCTCGCATTGCATACCCTCGGCGTGAAGGACCCCGCGGCAGAAAAGGCCGTCATGAAAGCAGCCGAAATTTTGGGAGATTCCGCCGATGCGGCAGCCCTTATCCCTGAGGCTTTGAAGTATCTTTAA
- a CDS encoding radical SAM/SPASM domain-containing protein, with protein MNLVLSLTERCNLRCTYCYYKVSHEARSLVMMDDVMEAAIRLAFERTLKLGQRFLNITFFGGEPLLCMGAIRKGVDFAKNLVRERLGESEFRLRFAVNTNGTLLDDSVVEFLERENFRIYLSLDGHEAHHDVCRKQVGGAGSFKLIEPHIPALRRLDTVVLSVVTRENMGSLSDAVRWIQSQGFRNMTTAVDFDGKWTGEEFDVLAREYTKLAGFWVELKKNKVPFYLGTVQDKLKFRLTGARHRLTSCHVAEGIVACAANGNLFPCTRFISSKKDAPYVMGNVFDDPAQIWNGAVARDILDFFNRDKEDCVGCALRFRCHAHECACTSFYSTGSIHGVSPEVCTHEQMLAAICDDAVCDNAFFDKALGEN; from the coding sequence ATGAATCTCGTCCTCTCTTTAACGGAACGGTGCAACCTGCGTTGCACCTACTGCTATTACAAGGTAAGCCACGAGGCGCGCAGCCTGGTGATGATGGATGACGTTATGGAGGCGGCAATTCGGCTTGCTTTTGAACGAACCCTGAAGCTTGGCCAGAGGTTTCTGAATATCACTTTCTTTGGCGGCGAACCGTTACTTTGTATGGGCGCCATCCGCAAGGGCGTGGATTTTGCCAAGAATCTTGTGCGTGAACGGCTTGGCGAGAGCGAATTTCGCTTGCGCTTTGCGGTGAATACGAACGGAACTTTGCTCGATGATTCCGTTGTCGAATTCCTGGAGCGGGAAAATTTCCGCATCTATCTTTCGCTCGATGGTCACGAGGCTCATCACGATGTTTGTCGCAAGCAGGTTGGCGGGGCGGGTTCTTTCAAATTGATAGAACCGCATATTCCAGCACTCCGTAGACTTGATACGGTTGTTCTTTCAGTCGTGACCCGTGAAAATATGGGCTCGCTTTCGGATGCTGTCCGCTGGATTCAATCCCAGGGGTTCAGGAACATGACGACGGCGGTCGATTTCGACGGCAAGTGGACGGGGGAGGAATTCGATGTTCTTGCCCGTGAGTACACAAAGTTGGCTGGATTTTGGGTTGAACTTAAAAAGAATAAGGTTCCTTTTTACTTGGGAACTGTTCAGGACAAGCTAAAATTTCGATTGACGGGTGCGCGTCACCGTCTTACGAGCTGCCATGTGGCCGAAGGCATTGTCGCTTGCGCCGCGAACGGAAACCTTTTTCCTTGCACGCGTTTTATCAGCAGCAAAAAAGACGCACCCTACGTCATGGGGAATGTCTTTGACGATCCTGCTCAAATTTGGAATGGCGCGGTCGCACGGGATATTCTGGATTTCTTCAACCGCGACAAGGAAGATTGTGTAGGTTGCGCTCTGCGTTTCCGGTGCCATGCGCATGAATGTGCCTGTACGTCTTTTTATTCTACAGGTTCCATTCACGGAGTTTCGCCGGAAGTCTGTACGCACGAACAGATGCTCGCCGCCATTTGCGACGATGCTGTTTGTGACAATGCTTTTTTTGACAAGGCTCTCGGCGAAAACTAG
- a CDS encoding NifU family protein: protein MSVEDLSQKLQDLAKAPKYRGAIFQIEADEKGLALVDVKEASLKVYLMIDPECDKILETRFFTYGGPIFTALADTFCKKIQMVTVDEACAITAESIELELRDTPDVRAIPETAPEIKQMNTLIAKILTEYPEKKATAILVREKMERIKYRTQTAEGRAEADAEWNALTKVQKIEKVEAWLHQSVRGMLQGDGGDVEILDLTDDNRLKIRYQGACAGCGSAMGGTLFYIEDELKNNVYYNLIVEPEDPLDQYKANEMSDADRNLAGLDDNNPPPSLF, encoded by the coding sequence ATGAGTGTCGAAGATTTGTCTCAAAAGTTGCAGGATTTAGCGAAGGCCCCCAAGTACAGGGGCGCCATTTTCCAGATTGAAGCCGACGAGAAGGGACTCGCCCTCGTCGACGTCAAGGAAGCAAGCCTGAAAGTCTACCTGATGATCGACCCGGAATGCGACAAGATTCTGGAAACGAGATTCTTCACCTACGGTGGTCCCATCTTTACCGCTCTTGCCGATACATTCTGCAAGAAAATCCAGATGGTAACCGTAGACGAAGCTTGCGCCATTACCGCCGAAAGCATCGAACTTGAACTCCGCGACACCCCCGATGTGCGGGCCATCCCCGAAACCGCTCCGGAAATCAAGCAGATGAACACGCTGATCGCAAAGATTCTCACGGAGTACCCCGAAAAGAAGGCAACCGCCATCCTGGTTCGCGAAAAGATGGAACGCATCAAGTACCGCACGCAGACCGCCGAAGGCCGCGCCGAAGCCGATGCCGAATGGAATGCCCTGACCAAGGTGCAGAAGATCGAAAAGGTGGAAGCCTGGCTGCACCAGTCCGTCCGAGGAATGCTCCAGGGCGATGGTGGCGACGTAGAAATCCTGGACCTCACCGACGACAACCGACTGAAAATCCGCTACCAGGGCGCCTGCGCCGGATGCGGCTCCGCCATGGGCGGCACGCTGTTCTACATTGAGGACGAACTCAAGAACAACGTCTACTACAACCTGATCGTGGAACCCGAAGACCCGCTCGACCAGTATAAAGCGAACGAAATGTCCGATGCCGACCGCAACCTGGCCGGCCTCGACGACAACAATCCGCCCCCGAGCCTGTTCTAG